In Citrus sinensis cultivar Valencia sweet orange chromosome 2, DVS_A1.0, whole genome shotgun sequence, a single genomic region encodes these proteins:
- the LOC102612307 gene encoding ABC transporter B family member 9-like, with protein MAENGGASTQLKGIKRGDNNNNINNNKNDGNDNQKVPFYKLFAFADKQDAVLMIVGTISAIGSGLAHPFMTLIFGHLINSFGSSDRSHVVHEVSKVAVKFLYLAAGTGIAAFLQVSCWMVTGERQATRIRGLYLKTILRQDIGFFDTETTTGEVIGRMSGDTILIQEAMGEKVGKFIQLMSTFFGGFVVALARGWFLALVLLACLPAIVIAGGSMALIMSKMSSRGQIAYSEAGTVVEQTVSGIRTVSSFTGEKQAIEKYNNKLQVAYRAAVQQGMVSGIGLGVLMLTVIGTYGLAVWYGSKLIIEKGYNGGTVINVIMAIMTGGMSLGQTSPCLNAFAGGQAAAYKMFETIKRKPKIDPYDTSGITLEKIEGEIELRDVYFRYPARPEVQIFAGFLLHVPSGTTAALVGQSGSGKSTVISLVERFYDPDAGEVLIDGIDIKKLQLKWIREKIGLVSQEPILFATSLRENIAYGKENATDQEIRTAIELANAAKFIDKLPKGLDTMAGEHGTQLSGGQKQRIAIARAILKNPKILLLDEATSALDAESERIVQDALVKIMTSRTTVVVAHRLTTIRNADLIAVVHQGKIVEKGTHDELIKDPEGPYTQLVRLQEGSKEAEDALATDADKLDSSFDILDKAMTRSGSRGESMRRSISRHSSGSRHSFGFTYGVPGPINVFETEEGDQGGAERTPLMIEKRQKLSMRRLAYLNKPEFPVLLIGSIAAGIHGVIFPIFGLLLSSSIRMFFEPEDKLRKDSRFWALIYLVLGIINLIAVPFQNYFFGVAGGKLIRRIRSLTFEKVVHQEISWFDDPANSSGSVGARLSTDASTIRSLVGDSLALVVQNIATIAAGLIIAFTANWILAFVILAVSPLMLVQGYTQTKFMKGFSADAKLMYEEASQVANDAVGSIRTVASFCSEEKVMDLYEKKCEGPLKNGVRRGILSGAGFGFSFLVLYCTNAFCFYIGSVLVEHGKATFGQVFKVFFALTISALGVSQTSAMAPDTTKAKDSAASIFEILDSKPKIDSSKDEGMTLSSVGGAIELRCVSFKYPTRPDVQIFRNLCLSIPSGKTVALVGESGSGKSTVIALIERFYDPDSGHVLLDNIELPKFKLSWLRQQMGLVSQEPVLFNETIRTNIAYGKQGGATEEEIIAATEASNAHNFISALPHGYETNVGERGVQLSGGQKQRIAIARAVLKNPKILLLDEATSALDAESERVVQDALERVMVNRTTVVVAHRLTTIKNADIIAVVKNGVIAEQGSHDALMKITDGAYASLVALHVSSS; from the exons ATGGCGGAAAATGGAGGAGCGAGTACTCAACTCAAGGGAATCAAGAGAGGagataacaataacaatattaataataataaaaatgacgGTAATGATAATCAGAAAGTGCCATTTTACAAGCTGTTTGCGTTTGCCGACAAGCAAGATGCCGTTTTGATGATCGTTGGAACAATTTCTGCCATTGGCAGCGGCCTCGCTCACCCTTTCATGACTCTTATTTTTGGCCACCTTATCAACTCTTTCGGCTCCTCTGATCGGTCACATGTTGTTCATGAAGTCTCTAAG GTAGCTGTGAAGTTTTTGTATTTGGCTGCTGGTACGGGAATTGCAGCATTTCTAC AGGTGTCCTGTTGGATGGTGACAGGGGAAAGGCAAGCCACCCGAATTCGAGGCTTGTATTTGAAAACAATATTGAGACAGGACATTGGCTTCTTTGACACTGAAACAACAACTGGAGAAGTCATTGGGAGAATGTCTGGAGATACCATACTCATTCAAGAAGCCATGGGAGAAAAG GTAGGGAAATTCATACAGCTCATGTCAACGTTTTTTGGTGGGTTTGTAGTTGCCCTTGCAAGAGGATGGTTTCTGGCTTTAGTTCTGCTTGCATGCCTTCCTGCTATAGTCATAGCTGGTGGATCCATGGCATTGATTATGTCAAAAATGTCAAGCCGCGGGCAAATTGCTTATTCAGAAGCAGGGACTGTAGTCGAGCAAACAGTTAGCGGGATTAGAACA GTTTCATCCTTTACTGGGGAGAAACAAGCAATAGAAAAGTATAACAACAAGCTTCAAGTTGCATACAGAGCTGCTGTTCAACAAGGGATGGTCTCAGGCATTGGACTTGGTGTACTTATGCTTACCGTCATTGGAACTTATGGACTTGCCGTATGGTATGGTTCAAAATTGATCATAGAGAAAGGATATAATGGTGGAACAGTCATCAATGTTATAATGGCAATCATGACGGGTGGAAT GTCATTGGGTCAGACATCTCCATGTCTGAATGCATTTGCGGGAGGGCAAGCTGCGGCATATAAGATGTTTGAGACAATCAAACGCAAGCCAAAGATCGATCCCTATGACACTAGTGGGATCACATTGGAAAAAATTGAGGGTGAGATTGAGCTCAGAGATGTTTATTTTCGGTATCCTGCCAGACCAGAAGTGCAGATCTTTGCAGGATTCTTATTGCATGTTCCCAGCGGCACCACAGCAGCTTTAGTTGGGCAAAGTGGGAGCGGGAAGTCAACAGTCATCAGCCTAGTAGAGAGGTTCTATGATCCTGATGCTGGTGAAGTACTTATAGATGGTATTGATATAAAGAAGTTACAGCTCAAATGGATACGGGAGAAGATTGGGCTAGTTAGTCAGGAACCTATCTTGTTTGCAACTTCTTTAAGGGAGAATATAGCTTACGGGAAAGAAAATGCAACTGATCAGGAGATTAGAACAGCAATTGAGCTTGCTAATGCCGCAAAATTTATTGACAAGCTTCCGAAG GGGCTTGACACAATGGCTGGTGAGCATGGAACTCAACTATCTGGTGGACAAAAGCAAAGAATTGCAATTGCAAGGGCCATTCTAAAGAACCCCAAAATTCTTCTTCTGGATGAAGCAACAAGTGCCCTGGATGCTGAGTCTGAACGCATTGTCCAAGATGCATTAGTGAAAATTATGACAAGTCGTACAACTGTGGTTGTTGCACATCGTTTGACAACTATCAGGAATGCTGACTTGATTGCCGTTGTGCATCAGGGGAAAATTGTGGAGAAAG gaactcatgatgagttgatcaaAGATCCAGAAGGGCCGTACACCCAGCTAGTTCGCTTGCAAGAAGGATCTAAAGAAGCTGAAGATGCCCTTGCCACTGATGCAGATAAATTAGATTCAAGTTTTGACATTCTAGATAAGGCCATGACAAGGTCTGGAAGCCGTGGAGAAAGTATGAGGAGATCAATAAGCAGACATTCATCAGGTAGCCGCCATTCCTTTGGTTTTACCTATGGTGTTCCTGGTCCCATTAATGTTTTCGAGACTGAAGAAGGAGACCAGGGGGGAGCAGAAAGAACCCCATTGATGATTGAGAAGCGACAGAAACTTTCCATGAGAAGACTGGCCTACTTGAACAAACCTGAGTTTCCAGTATTGCTGATTGGATCAATTGCTGCTGGGATACATGGTGTAATCTTTCCTATATTTGGTCTCCTACTCTCATCATCCATTAGAATGTTCTTTGAACCAGAAGACAAGCTACGAAAAGATTCCAGGTTTTGGGCACTCATCTATCTGGTTTTgggtattattaatttaattgctgTGCCATTCCAGAATTACTTCTTTGGAGTTGCTGGAGGTAAACTGATAAGACGAATTCGATCCTTGACATTTGAGAAAGTTGTGCACCAAGAAATCAGTTGGTTTGATGATCCAGCAAATTCCAG TGGTTCAGTTGGTGCTAGGTTATCAACTGATGCTTCTACTATCCGAAGTCTCGTCGGTGATTCCTTGGCCCTAGTAGTCCAGAACATAGCAACAATTGCAGCAGGGCTAATCATAGCTTTTACTGCAAACTGGATATTGGCTTTTGTTATCTTAGCAGTATCACCTTTGATGTTAGTTCAAGGATACACTCAAACAAAATTCATGAAAGGCTTCAGCGCAGACGCAAAG CTGATGTATGAAGAAGCAAGTCAAGTCGCTAACGACGCTGTTGGCAGCATTAGAACTGTTGCCTCGTTCTGTTCAGAAGAGAAGGTGATGGACTTGTATGAAAAGAAATGCGAAGGCCCCTTGAAAAATGGAGTTCGCCGAGGAATTTTAAGTGGTGCAGGCTTTGGTTTCTCTTTCCTTGTACTATATTGCACAAATGCATTCTGCTTCTACATTGGATCCGTACTTGTGGAGCATGGAAAAGCAACATTCGGACAAGTTTTCAAG GTTTTCTTTGCATTGACAATTTCAGCTCTTGGTGTCTCCCAAACCAGTGCCATGGCACCAGACACAACCAAAGCTAAGGATTCAGCTGCTTCGATATTTGAAATTCTTGATAGCAAGCCTAAAATTGACTCGAGCAAGGATGAGGGCATGACGCTATCAAGTGTGGGTGGTGCTATTGAATTGCGATGTGTCAGTTTCAAATATCCAACGCGACCAGATgttcaaatttttagaaatttatgCTTGAGCATCCCATCTGGAAAG ACTGTTGCTCTTGTTGGAGAGAGTGGTAGTGGAAAATCAACCGTCATTGCCCTTATAGAGAGATTCTATGATCCTGATTCTGGTCATGTACTTCTAGATAATATTGAATTACCGAAGTTCAAACTAAGTTGGTTGAGGCAACAGATGGGTTTGGTCAGCCAAGAGCCGGTACTCTTCAATGAAACCATCCGAACCAACATAGCCTATGGCAAACAAGGAGGAGCTACCGAAGAGGAGATCATTGCGGCTACAGAAGCATCAAATGCACACAACTTCATAAGTGCATTGCCACATGGCTACGAGACCAATGTTGGGGAACGAGGAGTGCAGCTATCCGGTGGGCAGAAGCAGAGAATTGCCATAGCAAGAGCTGTATTAAAGAACCCAAAAATTCTTTTGCTTGATGAGGCAACAAGTGCACTGGATGCAGAATCAGAGCGTGTAGTACAAGATGCATTGGAGAGAGTGATGGTTAACAGGACAACTGTGGTTGTAGCTCACCGCCTTACCACTATAAAAAATGCTGATATAATAGCTGTAGTGAAGAATGGTGTGATTGCAGAGCAGGGAAGCCATGATGCACTGATGAAAATCACTGATGGGGCTTATGCTTCCTTGGTAGCTCTCCATGTGAGCTCATCATAA
- the LOC102612011 gene encoding SH3 domain-containing protein 3: protein MESLRRQASKLKEQVAKQQQAVIKQFSASGYERSDVMVIDEVEMQRHQQLEKLYRSTRGTKDFQRDLVKVAEVFTAIGYKHIEAGTKLSEDCCRYGAENNQNINENILPKAAAIYGDARKHVEKEQEDFNRLLSSQVLDPLRAMITGAPLEDARHLAQRYSRMRQEAETQAVEVSKRQQRVREAPNPENVAKLHAAEARMQELKANMAILGKEAAAALAAIEAQQHRLTFQRLVAMVEGEKNYHLRIAAILGDVEAEMVSEKQRKESAPPVIPSENSSQKAVYFLAEAIHPFTAASEKELSLGVGDYVVVRKVSPSGWSEGECKGKAGWFPSANVEKRQRIPVSNVADEAY from the exons ATGGAGTCTTTGAGAAGACAAGCCAGCAAGCTCAAAGAACAAGTTGCTAAGCAACAACAG GCTGTTATAAAGCAATTTAGTGCCAGTGGTTATGAACGCTCAGATGTTATGGTTATTGATGAGGTTGAGATGCAAAGACATCAACAATTGGAGAAACTTTACCGGTCCACTCGTGGAACTAAG GACTTTCAGAGGGATCTTGTTAAAGTAGCAGAAGTATTTACTGCCATAGGGTACAAGCATATTGAAGCAG GAACCAAATTGTCTGAGGACTGCTGTAGATATGGAGCTGAGAACAATCAAAACATCAATGAAAATATTCTTCCGAAGGCTGCAGCCATATATGGCGATGCTCGCAAACATGTAGAAAAAGAGCAAGAAGATTTCAATAGACTGCTATCCTCACAG GTTTTGGATCCCTTGAGAGCCATGATAACTGGAGCTCCTTTGGAAGATGCTCGTCATCTTGCTCAACGTTATAGTCGAATGAGACAGGAAGCAGAGACACAG GCAGTCGAGGTTTCTAAAAGACAACAACGAGTAAGAGAAGCTCCAAATCCTGAAAATGTTGCAAAGCTTCATGCAGCTGAAGCAAGAATGCAAGAACTCAAAGCAAACATGGCGATTTTAGGTAAAGAAGCTGCTGCTGCACTGGCTGCTATTGAAGCACAGCAACATAGACTGACTTTTCAGAGGCTTGTAGCAATG GTTGAAGGAGAAAAGAACTACCATTTAAGAATTGCTGCTATTCTTGGTGATGTTGAAGCTGAG ATGGTCTCAGAGAAGCAGCGCAAAGAGTCTGCTCCTCCTGTGATTCCATCAGAGAATTCCTCACAGAAAGCAGTGTATTTCTTGGCAGAA GCAATTCATCCTTTCACTGCTGCATCTGAGAAGGAACTGAGCTTGGGAGTCGGGGACTATGTTGTCGTGCGAAAG GTGAGCCCATCAGGATGGTCAGAAGGAGAATGCAAAGGTAAAGCAGGGTGGTTCCCATCAGCAAATGTAGAGAAGCGTCAGAGGATTCCTGTGAGTAATGTGGCTGATGAAGCTTACTAG